A single region of the Ziziphus jujuba cultivar Dongzao chromosome 10, ASM3175591v1 genome encodes:
- the LOC125420852 gene encoding uncharacterized protein LOC125420852, giving the protein MLVVVAATSLFVTSVVSYAYRSLKPPPPKVCGKPNGPSVTSPRIRLSDGRHLSYRERGAPKDMAKYKVILVHGFDSSKDIYLPMSQEMMERLGVYILTFDRAGYGESDPNPERSVKSEAFDIQELADQMQLGSKFYVIGVSIGTYAIWACLKYIPHRLAGVSLVVPVINFWWPSFPAKLANEAYKKQPKRDQWKLSIAHHAPGLVYWWMTQKWFPYCSIMQRHPILFNKRDVETINNMSQVPMPNEHEIRQQGVHESLHRDIIVHFGKWEFDPMELENPFANNESSVYLWHGHEDKLVPFELQRYVVKKLPWIRYHEVSDGGHLMIHETGLCIAIFRELLLGEAPTAST; this is encoded by the exons ATGCTTGTGGTGGTGGCAGCAACGTCATTGTTTGTAACTTCAGTTGTATCGTATGCGTATAGAAGCCTAAAACCCCCACCTCCAAAGGTATGTGGGAAGCCAAATGGTCCTTCTGTAACTTCACCTAGAATAAGGCTCAGTGATGGAAGACACTTGTCCTACAGAGAAAGGGGTGCCCCTAAAGATATGGCTAAATATAAGGTCATTCTTGTTCATGGCTTTGATAGCTCCAAGGACATCTACTTGCCCATGTCCCAG GAAATGATGGAACGGCTGGGTGTGTATATTCTAACATTTGATAGAGCAGGGTATGGTGAAAGTGATCCAAACCCAGAGCGCTCAGTGAAGAGTGAAGCATTTGACATCCAAGAACTGGCTGATCAAATGCAGCTTGGATCAAAATTCTATGTAATTGGAGTCTCCATTGGAACCTATGCAATTTGGGCATGCCTCAAATACATACCACATAG GCTTGCTGGTGTGAGTCTAGTAGTTCCAGTGATCAATTTCTGGTGGCCTTCTTTCCCTGCTAAGTTGGCTAATGAGGCATACAAGAAACAGCCTAAAAGAGACCAGTGGAAACTTAGCATAGCACACCATGCTCCTGGACTTGTTTACTGGTGGATGACCCAGAAGTGGTTCCCTTATTGCTCTATCATGCAAAGGCATCCTATACTTTTCAACAAACGGGATGTGGAGACTATTAACAATATGTCACAAGTACCAATGCCCAATGAG cATGAGATACGACAGCAAGGCGTTCATGAATCCCTTCACCGAGACATAATAGTTCATTTTGGGAAATGGGAGTTCGACCCAATGGAACTAGAAAACCCATTTGCTAACAATGAGAGCTCTGTTTACCTGTGGCATGGTCATGAGGATAAACTTGTCCCCTTCGAATTGCAGAGGTATGTCGTGAAGAAGCTGCCTTGGATCCGATATCATGAAGTTTCTGATGGTGGTCATTTGATGATTCATGAAACCGGTTTGTGCATAGCAATTTTCAGGGAACTTCTGCTTGGGGAAGCCCCCACCGCTAGCACATAG
- the LOC107409931 gene encoding protein GL2-INTERACTING REPRESSOR 1 — MSTGRGSSSSSSSSKHEMELNLSAPIRPNSPHDNDVAPWNSPSSEISSEMSVVEGSSSCVSWEAAEESSVVDGTFASSPAMVLVGCPRCLMYVMLSQVDSKCPKCNSTVLLDFPFLNIDHEEATKTTAGI; from the coding sequence ATGAGTACTGGAAGaggtagtagtagtagtagtagtagttcAAAGCATGAAATGGAGCTGAACTTGTCTGCACCAATAAGGCCAAACTCACCCCATGACAATGATGTTGCGCCATGGAATTCACCATCATCGGAAATATCGTCAGAAATGTCGGTGGTGGAAGGTTCTTCTTCTTGTGTGTCGTGGGAGGCGGCAGAAGAGAGTAGCGTCGTTGATGGAACTTTTGCAAGCAGCCCAGCAATGGTGCTGGTGGGGTGCCCTCGATGCCTAATGTATGTGATGCTATCACAAGTAGATTCCAAGTGTCCCAAATGCAATAGCACAGTATTGCTCGATTTCCCTTTCCTCAATATTGATCATGAGGAAGCCACTAAGACCACTGCAGGGATCTGA
- the LOC107410070 gene encoding OVARIAN TUMOR DOMAIN-containing deubiquitinating enzyme 6 isoform X1 yields MTRILVQRGSSGGSSSNPSRSSSSSSSTSGSSASRAEAQVATPQLLSAVKDEEGGEEVQEQVIVDDLDHCGSVDGKVVKSDDLSCHSDPQENSSDEIGNSEKVSGDDIAGPEEGLSESRVSETGTVEDDDSSGDTPQNNIGSSQPQPPPPPVPPPKPSASNSNSRRLVSGGSNAPRIGPSRRAVAWPIVSTRTSPSGSRPSSPRSHGECEGYNSADEQNPCFVSSYDDIERERQFEIDVRRAKGLEVKRMLEDGNCLFRAVADQVYGDSELYDLTRQMCIDYMERERDHFSQFITEGFTSYCKRKRRDKVYGNNVEIQAMSEMYNRPIHIYSYGTEPINIFHGSYNTDTPPIRLSYHHGNHYNSLVDPRRLTIGAGLGFSSLRGTNVDKDQVKAAIKAQQDQQIDNALLAEGRFYSDLELTEKEIERMVMEASRAEYLADDSFKQQIGRRESSTSNAEPSSSGATGSSGSETKVEGRRDHGVQDSVLSNSMQMVLSMGFSYLQVIEAYSIFGEDVDSMVCYLLETSSSSRRKGKATE; encoded by the exons ATGACTCGGATTTTGGTTCAGCGAGGTTCCTCCGGTGGGTCTTCTTCGAACCCCAgccgttcttcttcttcttcttcttccacttcTGGGTCTTCTGCGTCTCGGGCAGAGGCGCAGGTTGCTACTCCACAGCTTCTTTCAGCTGTGAAAGATGAGGAAGGTGGAGAGGAGGTTCAAGAACAAGTTATTGTGGATGATCTTGATCATTGTGGGAGTGTTGATGGTAAAGTGGTGAAAAGTGATGATCTCAGCTGTCACTCTGATCCGCAAGAGAATTCAAGTGATGAAATTGGTAATAGTGAGAAAGTGAGTGGTGATGATATCGCGGGTCCAGAGGAAGGTTTGAGCGAATCGAGAGTTTCTGAAACAGGGACAGTGGAGGATGATGACTCAAGTGGGGATACTCCGCAGAATAACATTGGAAGCTCACAGCCACAGCCACCGCCGCCTCCTGTTCCACCTCCAAAACCTTCTGCTTCAAACTCAAATTCAAGGAGACTTGTCTCAGGAGGTTCAAATGCTCCACGAATTGGTCCATCTAGAAGAGCCGTTGCGTGGCCTATCGTTTCAACTAGGACTTCACCAAGCGGGTCACGACCTTCTTCTCCCAGGTCTCATGGCGAATGTGAGGGTTACAATAGTGCTGATGAGCAAAATCCTTGTTTTGTATCCTCATATGATGATATT GAAAGAGAACGGCAATTTGAAATTGATGTCAGACGTGCAAAGGGCTTAGAAGTCAAAAGGATGTTGGAAGATGGGAATTGTCTCTTTCGTGCTGTTGCAGATCAAGTCTATGGGGACTCTGAATTATATGATTTGACCAGACAAATGTGCATAGATTATATG GAGCGAGAAAGAGATCACTTTTCTCAGTTTATTACTGAAGGTTTTACATCTTATTGTAAGAGGAAAAGAAGAGACAAG GTTTATGGAAACAATGTGGAGATCCAAGCGATGTCGGAAATGTATAATCGGCCTATTCATATTTACTCCTATGGCACAG AGCCTATCAACATTTTCCATGGAAGTTATAACACCGATACACCACCCATACGGCTGAGTTACCACCATGGGAATCATTATAACTCTCTTGTTGACCCACGTCGATTAACTATTGGCGCAGGGCTTGGGTTCAGTTCTCTTCGTGGG ACAAATGTTGACAAAGATCAAGTCAAGGCTGCTATTAAAGCTCAACAAGACCAACAGATTGATAAT GCACTTCTAGCTGAGGGCCGGTTTTATTCCGATCTTGAGCTTACTGAGAAGGAAATTGAGCGCATGGTGATGGAAGCTTCAAGAGCTGAGTACCTTGCAGATGATTCTTTTAAGCAACAGATTGGCCGTAGAGAGTCTTCTACTTCCAACGCAGAGCCATCATCTTCTGGAGCTA cagGATCGTCAGGCAGTGAGACAAAGGTGGAAGGAAGGAGGGACCATGGTGTGCAGGATTCAGTCCTTAGCAACAGCATGCAGATGGTGTTATCAATGGGATTCAGCTACCTGCAGGTGATTGAGGCCTACAGCATTTTCGGGGAAGACGTTGATTCAATGGTTTGTTACTTGTTGGAAACGAGCAGCAGCAGCCGGCGCAAAGGCAAGGCAACTGAATGA
- the LOC107409763 gene encoding uncharacterized protein LOC107409763 isoform X1 — translation MLGEPKKCMISRTGFVLLMGLMGMFYFATQLPPPKEISEADDDLPVITSTRIRLSDGRYLAYTERGVPKFKSNHKIVLVHGFGSSKEMNFLAPQELIDELKIYFLQFDRAGYGESDPNPNRSVKSEALDIQELADQLQIGSKFYVIGVSLGSYSTWSCLKYIPDRLAGVALVVPVVNYWWPSLPESLIKEDYRRRLVQWSIWVAHYAPGLLYWWVTQKWLPSTSVLEKNPVFFNNRDIDVLKTTPGFPMLTQDKLRERGVFDTLRNDFTVAFSHWEFDPMDLSNPLPQNQSSVHIWQGYEDKVVPFQLQRYVSSKLPWIHYHEVPDGGHLIVHYNGLSEAILRALLFQEKPL, via the exons ATGTTAGGTGAgccaaaaaaat gTATGATTTCCAGAACAGGATTCGTGCTGCTAATGGGGCTTATGGGAATGTTTTACTTTGCCACTCAACTTCCCCCTCCAAAGGAGATTTCAGAAGCTGATGATGATCTTCCTGTTATAACTTCAACAAGAATCAGACTCAGTGATGGCAGATATTTAGCTTACACAGAAAGAGGAGTCCCCAAGTTCAAATCCAACCACAAGATTGTTCTCGTTCATGGCTTTGGAAGCTCCAAAGAGATGAATTTTCTAGCACCCCAA GAGCTGATAGACGAGTTAAAGATATATTTCCTGCAATTTGATAGAGCTGGGTATGGAGAAAGTGATCCAAACCCAAATCGTTCAGTGAAGAGTGAAGCACTTGATATACAAGAACTGGCTGATCAATTACAGATTGGATCCAAATTTTATGTCATTGGAGTCTCACTGGGCTCATATTCCACCTGGAGTTGCCTCAAATATATACCAGACAG GCTAGCAGGTGTGGCTCTTGTTGTCCCAGTGGTCAATTATTGGTGGCCTTCTCTCCCTGAGAGTTTGATAAAGGAGGACTACAGAAGAAGACTGGTCCAATGGTCAATATGGGTAGCCCACTATGCCCCTGGACTACTTTATTGGTGGGTTACTCAGAAATGGCTTCCTTCAACTTCTGTCCTTGAAAAAAACCCTGTGTTCTTTAACAATAGAGATATTGATGTCCTCAAGACAACACCAGGATTCCCAATGCTCACCCAG GATAAATTGCGAGAGAGAGGCGTTTTCGATACTCTCCGCAACGACTTTACAGTTGCTTTCAGCCACTGGGAATTTGATCCCATGGATCTGAGCAATCCATTGCCACAAAACCAAAGCTCTGTTCATATATGGCAAGGTTATGAAGACAAAGTTGTGCCATTTCAACTTCAAAGATATGTTTCAAGTAAGCTACCTTGGATTCATTATCATGAAGTTCCTGATGGTGGGCATTTGATTGTGCACTATAATGGTTTATCTGAGGCAATCCTGAGGGCACTTTTGTTTCAAGAAAAACCTCTTTga
- the LOC107409813 gene encoding protein FATTY ACID EXPORT 4, chloroplastic isoform X1 — MSVLGLSWSLVPVSRNYYTGLKDHHHRFHLHSKSLSFDGNGYKFPLEIKSNCLKRCRHHVLVCSYQEALADLAPAASAAYGFLLLSGGLFAYTKSGSKGSLFGGLTGAALLAIAYGLMQAPETKAIGDAVGFGSAFLFASVFGIRLVATSKLVPAGPLLGLSVCALSVFILAYLRDSLSV, encoded by the exons ATGTCTGTGTTGGGTTTGTCTTGGTCATTAGTACCCGTGAGCAGGAACTACTATACTGGTTTGAAAGACCATCATCATCGCTTTCATCTGCATTCTAAAAGTTTAAGTTTTGACGGAAATGGTTACAAATTCCCACTAGAAATCAAATCCAACTGCCTTAAACGATGTCGTCATCATGTTTTAGTTTGCAGTTATCAAGAAGCACTTGCAGACCTTGCTCCAGCCGCTTCTGCAGCCTATGGCTTCCTGCTCCTCTCTGGTGGTCTCTTTGCCT acacaaaatcaggAAGCAAGGGCTCACTTTTTGGAGGGCTCACTGGGGCAGCTTTACTGGCAATA GCATATGGTCTCATGCAAGCGCCAGAGACAAAAGCAATTGGTGATGCCGTTGGGTTTGGATCAGCATTCCTTTTCGCTTCTGTATTTG GCATAAGATTGGTAGCTACTTCGAAGTTAGTTCCTGCAGGGCCTCTGCTTGGTCTCTCTGTCTGTGCGTTGTCTGTGTTTATCTTGGCATATTTACGAGATAGTCTTAGTGTGTAA
- the LOC107409813 gene encoding protein FATTY ACID EXPORT 4, chloroplastic isoform X2: protein MASCSSLVVSLPAYGLMQAPETKAIGDAVGFGSAFLFASVFGIRLVATSKLVPAGPLLGLSVCALSVFILAYLRDSLSV from the exons ATGGCTTCCTGCTCCTCTCTGGTGGTCTCTTTGCCT GCATATGGTCTCATGCAAGCGCCAGAGACAAAAGCAATTGGTGATGCCGTTGGGTTTGGATCAGCATTCCTTTTCGCTTCTGTATTTG GCATAAGATTGGTAGCTACTTCGAAGTTAGTTCCTGCAGGGCCTCTGCTTGGTCTCTCTGTCTGTGCGTTGTCTGTGTTTATCTTGGCATATTTACGAGATAGTCTTAGTGTGTAA
- the LOC107410070 gene encoding OVARIAN TUMOR DOMAIN-containing deubiquitinating enzyme 6 isoform X2: MTRILVQRGSSGGSSSNPSRSSSSSSSTSGSSASRAEAQVATPQLLSAVKDEEGGEEVQEQVIVDDLDHCGSVDGKVVKSDDLSCHSDPQENSSDEIGNSEKVSGDDIAGPEEGLSESRVSETGTVEDDDSSGDTPQNNIGSSQPQPPPPPVPPPKPSASNSNSRRLVSGGSNAPRIGPSRRAVAWPIVSTRTSPSGSRPSSPRSHGECEGYNSADEQNPCFVSSYDDIERERQFEIDVRRAKGLEVKRMLEDGNCLFRAVADQVYGDSELYDLTRQMCIDYMERERDHFSQFITEGFTSYCKRKRRDKVYGNNVEIQAMSEMYNRPIHIYSYGTEPINIFHGSYNTDTPPIRLSYHHGNHYNSLVDPRRLTIGAGLGFSSLRGTNVDKDQVKAAIKAQQDQQIDNALLAEGRFYSDLELTEKEIERMVMEASRAEYLADDSFKQQIGRRESSTSNAEPSSSGARSSGSETKVEGRRDHGVQDSVLSNSMQMVLSMGFSYLQVIEAYSIFGEDVDSMVCYLLETSSSSRRKGKATE, from the exons ATGACTCGGATTTTGGTTCAGCGAGGTTCCTCCGGTGGGTCTTCTTCGAACCCCAgccgttcttcttcttcttcttcttccacttcTGGGTCTTCTGCGTCTCGGGCAGAGGCGCAGGTTGCTACTCCACAGCTTCTTTCAGCTGTGAAAGATGAGGAAGGTGGAGAGGAGGTTCAAGAACAAGTTATTGTGGATGATCTTGATCATTGTGGGAGTGTTGATGGTAAAGTGGTGAAAAGTGATGATCTCAGCTGTCACTCTGATCCGCAAGAGAATTCAAGTGATGAAATTGGTAATAGTGAGAAAGTGAGTGGTGATGATATCGCGGGTCCAGAGGAAGGTTTGAGCGAATCGAGAGTTTCTGAAACAGGGACAGTGGAGGATGATGACTCAAGTGGGGATACTCCGCAGAATAACATTGGAAGCTCACAGCCACAGCCACCGCCGCCTCCTGTTCCACCTCCAAAACCTTCTGCTTCAAACTCAAATTCAAGGAGACTTGTCTCAGGAGGTTCAAATGCTCCACGAATTGGTCCATCTAGAAGAGCCGTTGCGTGGCCTATCGTTTCAACTAGGACTTCACCAAGCGGGTCACGACCTTCTTCTCCCAGGTCTCATGGCGAATGTGAGGGTTACAATAGTGCTGATGAGCAAAATCCTTGTTTTGTATCCTCATATGATGATATT GAAAGAGAACGGCAATTTGAAATTGATGTCAGACGTGCAAAGGGCTTAGAAGTCAAAAGGATGTTGGAAGATGGGAATTGTCTCTTTCGTGCTGTTGCAGATCAAGTCTATGGGGACTCTGAATTATATGATTTGACCAGACAAATGTGCATAGATTATATG GAGCGAGAAAGAGATCACTTTTCTCAGTTTATTACTGAAGGTTTTACATCTTATTGTAAGAGGAAAAGAAGAGACAAG GTTTATGGAAACAATGTGGAGATCCAAGCGATGTCGGAAATGTATAATCGGCCTATTCATATTTACTCCTATGGCACAG AGCCTATCAACATTTTCCATGGAAGTTATAACACCGATACACCACCCATACGGCTGAGTTACCACCATGGGAATCATTATAACTCTCTTGTTGACCCACGTCGATTAACTATTGGCGCAGGGCTTGGGTTCAGTTCTCTTCGTGGG ACAAATGTTGACAAAGATCAAGTCAAGGCTGCTATTAAAGCTCAACAAGACCAACAGATTGATAAT GCACTTCTAGCTGAGGGCCGGTTTTATTCCGATCTTGAGCTTACTGAGAAGGAAATTGAGCGCATGGTGATGGAAGCTTCAAGAGCTGAGTACCTTGCAGATGATTCTTTTAAGCAACAGATTGGCCGTAGAGAGTCTTCTACTTCCAACGCAGAGCCATCATCTTCTGGAGCTA GATCGTCAGGCAGTGAGACAAAGGTGGAAGGAAGGAGGGACCATGGTGTGCAGGATTCAGTCCTTAGCAACAGCATGCAGATGGTGTTATCAATGGGATTCAGCTACCTGCAGGTGATTGAGGCCTACAGCATTTTCGGGGAAGACGTTGATTCAATGGTTTGTTACTTGTTGGAAACGAGCAGCAGCAGCCGGCGCAAAGGCAAGGCAACTGAATGA
- the LOC107409763 gene encoding uncharacterized protein LOC107409763 isoform X2: MLGMISRTGFVLLMGLMGMFYFATQLPPPKEISEADDDLPVITSTRIRLSDGRYLAYTERGVPKFKSNHKIVLVHGFGSSKEMNFLAPQELIDELKIYFLQFDRAGYGESDPNPNRSVKSEALDIQELADQLQIGSKFYVIGVSLGSYSTWSCLKYIPDRLAGVALVVPVVNYWWPSLPESLIKEDYRRRLVQWSIWVAHYAPGLLYWWVTQKWLPSTSVLEKNPVFFNNRDIDVLKTTPGFPMLTQDKLRERGVFDTLRNDFTVAFSHWEFDPMDLSNPLPQNQSSVHIWQGYEDKVVPFQLQRYVSSKLPWIHYHEVPDGGHLIVHYNGLSEAILRALLFQEKPL, encoded by the exons ATGTTAG gTATGATTTCCAGAACAGGATTCGTGCTGCTAATGGGGCTTATGGGAATGTTTTACTTTGCCACTCAACTTCCCCCTCCAAAGGAGATTTCAGAAGCTGATGATGATCTTCCTGTTATAACTTCAACAAGAATCAGACTCAGTGATGGCAGATATTTAGCTTACACAGAAAGAGGAGTCCCCAAGTTCAAATCCAACCACAAGATTGTTCTCGTTCATGGCTTTGGAAGCTCCAAAGAGATGAATTTTCTAGCACCCCAA GAGCTGATAGACGAGTTAAAGATATATTTCCTGCAATTTGATAGAGCTGGGTATGGAGAAAGTGATCCAAACCCAAATCGTTCAGTGAAGAGTGAAGCACTTGATATACAAGAACTGGCTGATCAATTACAGATTGGATCCAAATTTTATGTCATTGGAGTCTCACTGGGCTCATATTCCACCTGGAGTTGCCTCAAATATATACCAGACAG GCTAGCAGGTGTGGCTCTTGTTGTCCCAGTGGTCAATTATTGGTGGCCTTCTCTCCCTGAGAGTTTGATAAAGGAGGACTACAGAAGAAGACTGGTCCAATGGTCAATATGGGTAGCCCACTATGCCCCTGGACTACTTTATTGGTGGGTTACTCAGAAATGGCTTCCTTCAACTTCTGTCCTTGAAAAAAACCCTGTGTTCTTTAACAATAGAGATATTGATGTCCTCAAGACAACACCAGGATTCCCAATGCTCACCCAG GATAAATTGCGAGAGAGAGGCGTTTTCGATACTCTCCGCAACGACTTTACAGTTGCTTTCAGCCACTGGGAATTTGATCCCATGGATCTGAGCAATCCATTGCCACAAAACCAAAGCTCTGTTCATATATGGCAAGGTTATGAAGACAAAGTTGTGCCATTTCAACTTCAAAGATATGTTTCAAGTAAGCTACCTTGGATTCATTATCATGAAGTTCCTGATGGTGGGCATTTGATTGTGCACTATAATGGTTTATCTGAGGCAATCCTGAGGGCACTTTTGTTTCAAGAAAAACCTCTTTga